From the Methanomicrobiales archaeon genome, one window contains:
- a CDS encoding NosD domain-containing protein, whose product MRNATLFIVFLIVCLVLAAPAAARSANGPVRGTPITGCMVIDQPGTYILTRNLMNVAPGPSGACIVVNADATIDGRGHTLDGIGTDTAVKIPTMDLSDGATVRNLVLTDWNTGVSVSSAFGVSISGCTFRNNRFGVSVADGGADIQNCRISGSDMGVLIEPLSGVGVSNSRIADNGIGVVIDDFASVVITNNYFRNAENVLIRGDRPLSSAVFSTELARGRNIVGGKWLGGNYWSDYSPDCLDADRNWICDDPYPLGDYRDSLPLTGPVRGRILR is encoded by the coding sequence ATGCGGAACGCAACGTTGTTCATCGTTTTTCTTATCGTGTGCCTCGTTCTGGCCGCCCCAGCGGCGGCCCGATCGGCGAACGGACCCGTGCGGGGGACTCCAATCACGGGCTGCATGGTGATCGACCAGCCGGGCACGTATATCCTGACCCGGAATCTCATGAACGTGGCTCCCGGTCCCTCCGGTGCCTGCATCGTCGTCAATGCCGATGCCACCATCGACGGGCGGGGTCACACCCTGGACGGCATCGGGACGGATACAGCCGTGAAGATCCCCACCATGGACCTATCAGATGGGGCCACTGTCCGCAACCTGGTGCTGACCGACTGGAACACCGGCGTTAGTGTCAGCAGCGCATTCGGTGTCAGCATCAGCGGCTGCACCTTCCGTAACAACCGGTTTGGAGTCAGTGTTGCCGACGGCGGGGCCGACATCCAGAACTGCAGGATCAGTGGGAGCGATATGGGCGTCTTGATCGAGCCGCTATCAGGCGTCGGGGTCTCGAACAGCCGGATCGCGGACAACGGCATCGGCGTGGTCATCGACGATTTTGCTTCGGTCGTCATCACGAACAATTACTTCCGGAATGCGGAGAACGTGCTCATCCGGGGCGATAGGCCCCTCTCATCGGCCGTCTTCAGCACCGAACTCGCCAGGGGGCGGAACATCGTCGGCGGGAAGTGGCTCGGCGGCAACTACTGGAGCGACTACTCCCCGGACTGCCTGGACGCGGACCGCAACTGGATCTGCGACGACCCCTACCCGCTGGGGGACTACCGGGACTCCCTGCCGCTCACGGGACCTGTGAGAGGGCGGATCTTGCGATAG
- a CDS encoding HEPN domain-containing protein yields MHQSEGLDKAETISSKELPERSKDWVNQARRDLNVAEKMMYAGSFEWSCFIAQQAAGKAVKAAFQKLHAVAWGYSVMDLLKALSDKVTVPEELYDCARSPGRYYVTGRYPNGFGSGSPYEYFSRKDAEDAIVCDRRIIEFCSGILA; encoded by the coding sequence GTGCATCAGAGCGAGGGATTAGATAAAGCAGAAACGATCTCTTCTAAAGAGCTACCGGAGAGAAGCAAAGACTGGGTGAACCAGGCCAGACGGGACCTGAATGTGGCAGAAAAGATGATGTACGCCGGATCGTTCGAGTGGTCCTGCTTTATCGCCCAGCAGGCTGCGGGAAAAGCCGTGAAGGCAGCATTCCAGAAGCTGCATGCAGTCGCCTGGGGTTACTCGGTCATGGATTTATTGAAGGCTCTCTCCGATAAGGTGACGGTACCCGAAGAGCTCTACGACTGTGCCAGGAGCCCCGGCAGGTACTATGTTACCGGGAGGTACCCGAACGGATTCGGGTCGGGAAGTCCGTACGAGTACTTCTCACGGAAGGATGCAGAGGATGCCATCGTTTGTGATCGAAGAATCATCGAATTCTGCTCGGGTATTCTGGCTTGA